From Heptranchias perlo isolate sHepPer1 chromosome 8, sHepPer1.hap1, whole genome shotgun sequence, a single genomic window includes:
- the vip gene encoding VIP peptides isoform X2: MVIRLSSHFVSLFALLNVLCSRGTGFPALGTYSNLRLGNTVGIDGQTDEDQLPVKAESDVYQSPLPDSDKLYYQLSAGIPRTTRHADGLFTSGYSKLLGQLSARRYLESLIGKRVSALDEQTPVKRHSDAVFTDNYSRIRKQMAVKKYLNSLLAGKRSQEELNLANLSDTSPFVENYESVTADELLNHLPALNL; the protein is encoded by the exons ATGGTGATTAGATTGAGCTCCCACTTTGTGTCGCTTTTCGCTCTCCTCAATGTTCTCTGCTCCCGAGGAACAGGGTTCCCGGCTCTCGGAACTTACTCAAACTTAAG ACTGGGAAATACGGTTGGGATCGATGGACAGACCGATGAGGATCAGTTACCAGTGAAAGCCGAAAGTGACGTTTACCAAAGCCCCTTGCCTGACAGTGACAAACTCTATTACCAGTTATCTGCAGGCATCCCGAG GACAACGCGACACGCTGATGGACTTTTCACCAGTGGGTACAGCAAACTCCTGGGCCAGTTATCTGCCAGGAGATATTTAGAATCACTGATAGGAAAAAGAGTCAG TGCCCTGGATGAACAGACTCCGGTCAAACGCCACTCCGATGCCGTCTTCACTGATAACTACAGCCGCATCCGAAAACAGATGGCAGTGAAAAAATACCTCAATAGCTTACTGGCCGGCAAGAGAAG CCAAGAAGAACTAAACTTGGCCAATCTCTCAGACACGTCTCCGTTTGTTGAGAACTATGAAAGTGTGACGGCTGATGAGTTGTTGAATCATCTTCCAGCTTTG